GCAATATTTAGCCATTTAATACAAATAATTTGTAATTTTATACCCAAAAATGAGTACTTTACACAACGGGATTGTTCCTGGCATCTGTGAGAGCGCGTAGGACAACGCACTTGATGATGGCAAAGCCTCTCCCACAGGCATTCTCTACGTCCTCTATGGGAAGTTAAGTTTTTAAAGTATTTTGGATCACTTTTTCTGCGTGGGATTACTTACTTCCCTCATTCTCGCAGACTTCGATGGAATCTCCAGTAGCTGGCCAAACATATTTGCGCACAAGATCCGTATTTAGTTTATAGTTATCCATTAGGCCGGCTTTTTCAAAGAAGCAATGGAAATAGCACTAGAAGAAGCATTGGAACACATAGAATCTCAATCAAAAGTGTGCGTTGAGTCACCCTTACCATGCTCGTTTTATCACTCTCATCTGGCAGAGCCCCAGTGGTATTGAACTGCAGGACATTCGCTGAAAGAGTCCATATATTAATACCCCACATCTTCATCCTTTGGTTTCCTCTCCTTGACTCACACATTGGTGTGATAAAACTTGCATTACAGTAGTGCATGACTTCATCAAAATCCAAATAATCAGCTGCCCTGGGGGCTGTTGTCGTAGTGGATATATCATCCACATCGCCATCTAAACTGTCATAGTTTATAATGAATATGTCGCCATTATCCTTGGCATGATCCTGCAGGGCCTTTATAGTGCACAAACTGAGGCTCAACAGAGCAACGACCGCCAATGTTTTGAACAGTATAGAAAACATTTCGAAGTAAAATGATTTCTGGTTTGGTTTTAGCTAGGGATTGCTGCCCTTTTATAGGAAATATTTTGATGGTTTCGAACATGCAATGCACTGTTACAATAATTTTGAATAATATTTGCTGAAATTGGCCTACAATTCACACACAAAAGAGCACACATTCCACCTCCATAGATTGCTCAATTAAAGATCATCTATTGTAATAATTTGTATGCCTCTCTTACCATATGGAATCAAGTTCTCATCCGCACATTGCCCCCTGATCGATTTGAAAAATGCATGCATTTCCTGCTGCTTTTCAGGACTATCGGTCACTATATCCTGGCCAAAAACCAGTATCAAAGATAACAAACCAATCACAAAAATAGCACGAAACATTTTTCGACTGCAACCCAGAGAAACTCTGACTGGTTTTGGAGATATACGAACCCCTTTTATATGATCTTTCGAGCCGTGATCATGTGATAAATGTTTTCCAATTGATGAGatcattaaatatttaaactaAATAGTTGTTGCACTTTAATCGAACAATAAATACATGAAGAGTGATATAACGAAATTTCGATATTTCAATGAGTTTTTAACAAGAATTAGTTTAAATAATAGTACTGTTAGATGGTTAAACTTATCGAGAGCATTGTCGAGTCGTAGATTGCGCAACGCAGAGTGCTTAGAGTGGGGCATGGGTTCAGATCGGATTGGATCGGGCCAAAAAGGTTTTATAATAAGTATAGAAAAAGTTCAGAGCTTCCTTAATAATAATTTTCGcttaaatttgaatttgtagTAATTTTCGTTGGAATTTGATTAAATTACTCTATGCAACGTCCACGTCGCATCCACGCGTCAGACCTTGGCACCCCAGGCCCGCTTCAGCAGATAGGCGCCCTTCTCCGCAATCATCACCGCCGGTGCATGGGTATTGCCCGCCGTCACCTTGGGCATAATGCTGGTGTCCATCACGCGCAGTCCCCGCACGCCATGGACCCTCAGCTCGTGATTAACCACCGCCATGGGATCGTGGGAGGGACCCATTTTACAGGAGCCCGCCTGATGATTCTCAGGCCCGGTGTTCTGGCGCACAGCGCACTCCCAGTAGGCATCGCTCGCGAAGGCGTGCGACTCACAGCCCTTCACCACGGTCTTGTCCAGCCGCATGCCGTACTGCTTCAAGGGTGACGTCTGCGACAGCCTTATGGCGAACTTGATGCCCTCCACCAGGGTCTTAACATCGCGCTCATCCGTCAGATAGTTGGCAAAGATGCGTGGGGGATCCAGGGGATCCGCCGAGCGCAGGGTAATGTAACCACGAGACTTGGGGTTGAGTACAGCGGGGAATATCTGTATGGCTCGAGAGTTGTTCGAGAGGAGTTCCCCCACCTGTCCGGTGCGGGCACAGCTGGCCAGGTAGCCGCCAAAATAGAGCTGCAGATCGGGCAGATTGGGGCGATCGGCCCAGCGGGTGGCCATCTTTGCGGTGACATCGGAGATGCCAGTGCCCGACATCAGGCCATCGCGGAAGAGCAAGTACTCCATGGCCGTGGCCCAGTTGAGGGGCGCCGTATCCGCATCATCGATGAAGAAGTTCGTGAAGTAAGCCACATGGTTCTGAAGGTTCTTTCCCACGCCCGGGAGATGATGGACTGGACGGACATTCACCTTTTGCAGATCCTCTTTGGGTCCTACGCCACTCAGCAGCAGGATCTGTGGCGAGTTCACTGCACCACCACTGACGATCACCTCCTTCTTGACAAGGATCTTGCGCATGCTGCCAAACTGATCGCTAACCTCCACACCCACAACGTTTTTGGTTCCCGGATGGATGAGCACCTTGGTCACTGTGGTGTTCAGCAATATGTGCAGATTGTTACGCATGCGAGCGGGTCTTAGGAAAGCCCTGGCCGAGCTATAGCGAATGCCATTCCTGGCCGTCATCTGGGCAATCATGAAGCCTGTCGAATTCTGTCCGTTTAGATCCTGCACCGAGAAGCCCATCTCCTCGCCGGCCTTCAGCAGGGCATAAGACAGTGGCGGATTGTAGGGGAACTTGCCCACTGGCAAAAGGCCGCCCTTGGCATGGTATTCGGTGCCCACGGCATCCAATTCGAGATTATCCTCTGATTTCTTGAAGAACGGCAGGACATCCTGGTAGGACCAGCCCGGATTTCCCTGGGCCGCCCAATCATCGTAGTCCTCGCGATTGCCGCGTATGTACATCATGCCATTCATCACCGAAGTGCCGCCTAGGACCTTGCCACGAGGCCAGTAGCAACGCTGCTCCATGGAGGACAAGCAGGCCATCCTCTCGGGCTCCGTATTGTAGCGATAGTCAATGTCACTGCCAATGAAATTCAGGAACATGGAGGGGATCTGTGCACCCACCGGTTCATCGCCACCTGAAATGGTACAAACAATACGAATTTTTGGTTTAGTCGTGAGGAGTCAGACACCGTATCCACCCCCCGATTAAGAGTCACTTTAAAACTCGACTTCAATAACCTTCTGCGTCTGGGTGGCATCTCAATTAGATGCTTGCAACATCTGAGGCACGCTTTCGCTTAACCCCTGGCTAATCGATTATAATTTGTATTGCTCCAATCAGCATTCTACTCGAAAGAATTTCCGATTCGAAGAGTCCACGACTCGTAATTAATTAAATCCAATCACAGATGGAATCTTTGATTGTTTTAACCACAGCGTGGGAGCCGAAAGTTGTAGCCGCAAAAATCACAAATCGCACACAAAAGAAATTCAAGAAAATAGCAAATAACCAATACCCCCTCTGATTCATTCAGTATTAGCGTTATATATGTTCCCCATATTGTTCATAACTTGTTCTCCAGCAGCCAAAAACAAACGAAATAAGAAATAAGAGACAACAATTAGCACCGCAGCGAGACGTATTCTAATTAGCTGAGAATATAACCCCCCTCAAAGACAATAAACAAGATAAAAACATCTTTTAATATATATGATCTGTATAAACATGCTGAGCATgctgttttatttttttttaagaaaGTAACAAACGATTGGCGGTATCATAAACCATTAACATTGACTTTCAACACAGCACAGAATTGTTTTCTCTTTAGCAGATTTATTTTTGAACAATCTTTAAAAGCCAACAAACCACCTtcttaattttaattaaaagcatTTCAGATTTGTCTTAACAAAAAACTCAGAGCACAAACTATGCACAAAATTAAGCCATTAGCCATCACAATTGAGGGTCATTTCTATCAGCCTAATGCAAAACTCTTTAAGACAAGAACTTGCTTAGCTGTACCTTCATTTTTCCGGTTTCATTTTGACATTGACTAAACATTTGATGAATTGCATGTCTAATGTCAACCCAAGATTAAACCATACTTGTGATGAGCATGAGTTTGGAGTCTTTGAAAGTGTAGTTTTCATAGACAATAAGCCAAGTAATGGCCACAACTAATTGCACTTCACTGCACCCTGACTGGGGCATTGTATAAGTAACGCCAACGCATTGACAACTTTGAAAATGTTTCTCTTTCCTCGAGGGTTTCATTATGCAATTAGTGTAATTAGTGACTGGGCATAAAAATTGTCACGTATACAATTGAAAACGACGAATAGACGGTAACCCACAAAGTAAGCCAACCAGAGAGAAGA
This region of Drosophila miranda strain MSH22 chromosome 2, D.miranda_PacBio2.1, whole genome shotgun sequence genomic DNA includes:
- the LOC108155765 gene encoding general odorant-binding protein 84a isoform X4, which produces MFRAIFVIGLLSLILVFGQDIVTDSPEKQQEMHAFFKSIRGQCADENLIPYVKTLAVVALLSLSLCTIKALQDHAKDNGDIFIINYDSLDGDVDDISTTTTAPRAADYLDFDEVMHYCNASFITPMSNVLQFNTTGALPDESDKTSMCYFHCFFEKAGLMDNYKLNTDLVRKYVWPATGDSIEVCENEGKDVENACGRGFAIIKCVVLRALTDARNNPVV
- the LOC108155765 gene encoding general odorant-binding protein 84a isoform X2 — protein: MFSILFKTLAVVALLSLSLCTIKALQDHAKDNGDIFIINYDSLDGDVDDISTTTTAPRAADYLDFDEVMHYCNASFITPMSNVLQFNTTGALPDESDKTSMCYFHCFFEKAGLMDNYKLNTDLVRKYVWPATGDSIEVCENEGKDVENACGRGFAIIKCVVLRALTDARNNPVV
- the LOC108155765 gene encoding general odorant-binding protein 84a isoform X1, which codes for MFSILFKTLAVVALLSLSLCTIKALQDHAKDNGDIFIINYDSLDGDVDDISTTTTAPRAADYLDFDEVMHYCNASFITPMCESRRGNQRMKMWGINIWTLSANVLQFNTTGALPDESDKTSMCYFHCFFEKAGLMDNYKLNTDLVRKYVWPATGDSIEVCENEGKDVENACGRGFAIIKCVVLRALTDARNNPVV
- the LOC108155759 gene encoding glucose dehydrogenase [FAD, quinone]; the encoded protein is MATSPSSCDCLVGVPTGPTLASTCGGSAFMLFMGLLEVFIRSQCDLEDPCGRASTRFRSEPDYEYDFIVIGGGSAGSVVASRLSEVPQWKVLLIEAGGDEPVGAQIPSMFLNFIGSDIDYRYNTEPERMACLSSMEQRCYWPRGKVLGGTSVMNGMMYIRGNREDYDDWAAQGNPGWSYQDVLPFFKKSEDNLELDAVGTEYHAKGGLLPVGKFPYNPPLSYALLKAGEEMGFSVQDLNGQNSTGFMIAQMTARNGIRYSSARAFLRPARMRNNLHILLNTTVTKVLIHPGTKNVVGVEVSDQFGSMRKILVKKEVIVSGGAVNSPQILLLSGVGPKEDLQKVNVRPVHHLPGVGKNLQNHVAYFTNFFIDDADTAPLNWATAMEYLLFRDGLMSGTGISDVTAKMATRWADRPNLPDLQLYFGGYLASCARTGQVGELLSNNSRAIQIFPAVLNPKSRGYITLRSADPLDPPRIFANYLTDERDVKTLVEGIKFAIRLSQTSPLKQYGMRLDKTVVKGCESHAFASDAYWECAVRQNTGPENHQAGSCKMGPSHDPMAVVNHELRVHGVRGLRVMDTSIMPKVTAGNTHAPAVMIAEKGAYLLKRAWGAKV
- the LOC108155765 gene encoding general odorant-binding protein 84a isoform X3, coding for MFRAIFVIGLLSLILVFGQDIVTDSPEKQQEMHAFFKSIRGQCADENLIPYANVLQFNTTGALPDESDKTSMCYFHCFFEKAGLMDNYKLNTDLVRKYVWPATGDSIEVCENEGKDVENACGRGFAIIKCVVLRALTDARNNPVV